In Pseudorasbora parva isolate DD20220531a chromosome 9, ASM2467924v1, whole genome shotgun sequence, the following proteins share a genomic window:
- the fbxo36b gene encoding F-box only protein 36b yields the protein MASLLGETLFELSGQGPAPMKDYFHFAITPTEVIWSWWKISLRSDCRNTPPGQLRESHEDFLEDDRLQNQVALVFGPHILQYSKNLCQGHYDYIARLPDALLFTIMAHLDLEDISGLSRTCRKFRELCNSEEFWEQTVRKHCDTVTPTVEALAKEVGWRTIFFTNKLQLQMHISRRKQKENQACEDKNEPSSSSVPLE from the exons ATGGCGAGCTTGCTGGGAGAAACTCTTTTTGAGCTCAGTGGACAAGGTCCTGCACCAATGAAGGACTATTTCCACTTTGCAATTACACCGACTGAG GTTATTTGGAGCTGGTGGAAGATTTCTTTGAGATCAGACTGCAGGAACACACCACCAGGACAACTGAGAGAATCACATGAAGACTTTTTAGAGGACGACCGTCTGCAAA ATCAAGTGGCCTTGGTATTTGGTCCTCACATCTTGCAGTACTCCAAAAACTTGTGCCAAGGCCACTATGATTACATTGCCCGTCTCCCTGATGCCTTACTTTTCACAATCATGGCACATTTAGACCTTGAAGACATTTCAGGTCTTTCACGCACCTGCCGTAAGTTTAGAGAG CTTTGTAACTCCGAGGAGTTCTGGGAGCAGACAGTAAGGAAGCATTGTGACACTGTGACTCCAACAGTGGAAGCTTTAGCTAAGGAGGTTGGCTGGAGGACAATTTTCTTCACTAACAAGCTGCAGCTGCAGATGCATATTAGCCGCAGGAAGCAGAAGGAGAATCAGGCCTGTGAGGATAAAAATGAGCCAAGTTCCTCTTCTGTTCCTTTGGAGTAA
- the LOC137089521 gene encoding probable G-protein coupled receptor 148, producing the protein MTNTSDETGLASSSLAESNRILETVKAFVHFGAFIVTGLFTCLIIATVRHSQELRQNPRYILLCQHCVCVCGFNIMGAAVHSLRSLRWPISRITCWILFDLQVVMARGLMITLTLMSISTCLSICMPLRYPLLVQRFHRWVMLVACVLALLNPVVFTILACVRSPWDHVVGLDTECSTALEGMACIASALALLLLLVLLIIASYVAIYLEGRRAGHFTRSNSKGRRTILIHSLQINLHLLPSVIIISRHKETLPVALTIFVIFSFAQSLSPVVFGLRCKELYKEMLHFLPMFWGTCNACGHIGSMDNSSTGTITSAETGASIETNTSTCMATISPSAIITECEGEKERLGFLELTV; encoded by the exons ATGACAAACACCAGTGATGAAACAG GACTCGCCAGCTCCAGTCTAGCAGAAAGCAATAGGATTTTGGAGACCGTTAAAGCGTTTGTCCACTTTGGAGCTTTCATTGTCACTGGTCTCTTCACCTGCCTCATCATAGCAACAGTGCGGCACAGCCAGGAGCTTCGTCAGAACCCTCGTTACATCCTCCTGTGTCAGcattgtgtctgtgtgtgcggaTTCAACATCATGGGTGCAGCAGTGCACAGTCTTCGCAGCCTGCGTTGGCCAATTTCTCGGATCACCTGCTGGATCCTCTTTGACTTGCAGGTGGTGATGGCACGGGGTTTGATGATCACCCTCACGCTAATGTCCATCAgcacctgtctgtctatttgcaTGCCGCTCCGTTACCCCCTTCTGGTCCAGCGCTTCCACCGCTGGGTCATGCTGGTGGCTTGCGTTCTCGCCCTGCTCAACCCCGTAGTCTTCACCATCCTAGCCTGTGTGCGCTCTCCGTGGGACCACGTGGTTGGGCTGGATACTGAGTGCTCTACGGCTTTGGAAGGCATGGCTTGCATTGCCAGCGCTTTAGCGTTGCTGTTATTGCTGGTGCTGCTCATCATCGCAAGCTACGTGGCGATTTACCTGGAAGGTAGACGTGCTGGCCATTTCACTCGATCCAACAGTAAAGGCCGCCGCACCATTCTCATCCACAGCCTGCAGATAAACCTGCACCTCCTGCCCTCCGTCATCATCATCTCACGGCATAAGGAGACGCTCCCTGTGGCACTGACGATTTTTGTCATCTTCAGCTTTGCGCAGTCCCTGAGCCCTGTGGTGTTCGGCCTGCGCTGCAAAGAGCTCTACAAGGAGATGCTGCATTTCCTGCCAATGTTCTGGGGAACATGTAATGCCTGTGGGCACATTGGCAGTATGGACAACAGCAGTACTGGGACAATAACCAGTGCAGAGACCGGAGCCAGTATAGAGACCAATACCTCCACCTGCATGGCGACCATCTCCCCATCTGCCATTATCACAGAATGTGAGGGTGAGAAAGAGAGACTGGGTTTCTTAGAGTTAACTGTGTAA